A single genomic interval of Helianthus annuus cultivar XRQ/B chromosome 13, HanXRQr2.0-SUNRISE, whole genome shotgun sequence harbors:
- the LOC110899288 gene encoding AIG2-like protein D yields MASMNSVTAVGNANGGNIRSVFVYGSLLADDVVRALLRRVPQISPATLHGYHRFSVKGRVYPAILPVENKKITGRVFLDITAPEMDILDKFEDYEYERRLVDVSLLDSSDVLQAYTYVWATSGDPDLYGEWDFEAWKDSKMKDFLNMTVEFAEAQELPQSKPRVATYESYYKQNDANNITS; encoded by the exons ATGGCGTCGATGAATTCGGTTACAGCAGTAGGCAATGCAAACGGCGGTAATATACGTAGTGTTTTTGTTTACGGCAGCTTGTTAGCAGACGACGTCGTTCGTGCTCTCCTCCGCCGCGTCCCGCAAATTTCTCCGGCCACACTTCACGGCTA TCATAGGTTTAGCGTCAAAGGGCGTGTGTATCCTGCAATTCTGCCTGTAGAAAACAAGAAAATTACAGGGAGG GTCTTTTTGGATATTACTGCCCCAGAAATGGATATTCTGGATAAATTCGAGGATTACGAGTATGAAAGGAGGCTTGTTGATGTTTCTTTGCTG GATAGTTCCGACGTTTTACAGGCTTACACATATGTTTGGGCCACCAGCGGCGACCCTGATTTGTATGGTGAATGGGATTTTGAG GCTTGGAAGGATTCAAAGATGAAAGATTTTTTGAATATGACCGTGGAGTTTGCGGAAGCACAAGAACTACCTCAATCTAAGCCGAGGGTCGCAACCTATGAGTCCTACTATAAGCAAAACGACGCCAACAATATTACGAGTTGA